Proteins co-encoded in one Mastacembelus armatus chromosome 24, fMasArm1.2, whole genome shotgun sequence genomic window:
- the nhsl1b gene encoding NHS-like protein 1 isoform X8, with product MVFIGTSLKSVIKYFKRKAVSNLDEESKWTVHYTAPWHQQENVFLPSSRPPCVEDLHRQAKVNLKTALRECDKLRKDGFRSSQYYSQGPTFADPIQSTSSLQDDEEDENEKKSIASSVEDDKSQSSMRPQSPQGEGEEGEGSEVDGQVRWNKTMSLPTPEEKMRQVAQAVPTDIVAINVTGAVFDRQASIRRSLINTDTVSRRPKKVKRRKTISGLPDNITQELAKGRNGDLRPHSMFIPGQYSTLGRVGSINSTLRRSDTRDSSCQTEEVKVVPPSMRRIRAQRGQGIAAQMAGITASSSTGSISISSSDSSGILMLPHQFNGDPSRFHSLPRQGARVSLSADPIYSSTPIKTEEQTTPQRQIGKLQVDDTVVHMRHAPRTGTLHRPKSQEVRGTQSDEWGGGPACVVSPHAAYSTSLIPNATLSKSTEVVALNTSGQLSHSPASAYPTARSLSLTSSTNTDSLISSPTAFTHSSTCPVLATSTPTHTAQDGGQVNTAPPSESGHSDSSAHSHSTLAPTPPSCLPDEQWIYDMPENVVVSHRTLTSSCSTPVNQLYSSLDLSSRTTTDSSSLYSQDNDGYYTSMHLDSGLRSRSHGSGHGAAAGRATRHSMYECREMSSQEDSGSVYSDRSLSRSISLRKSKKPPLPPARTDSLRRKPASKKPLGGNEAMLNETLIASLQQSLQMGLRGGKGKGASPSSPSHSPSSDYDDPWLLRPRSQSSISAGSSAASLVVNANGGVSNVYSLCHVTPAHSDTSSLRSDYADSWGYYMDYPRNHRDQRAQTPPGHATDNMSAGPHPGELQNGGEMHTNSKAPGPPVPEGGVALKPKTSTSSPDRVHRLTSPSSGYSSQSNTPTAGTPVPSFVRSMSPSGCRPKPKVPERKSSLLSSVSMSSSSTSLSSITSDSLKSTGPPPPPPPPLLLSSSAPNTPLSPPPPFPAPLPPTSSADLPLPAPCVNLLTACSTSPEFPPPPSPEMLIESSSSLNGSFSPPPPPPPPVPSSGPPPPPPPPLPAFVRPSSTSLFVKADKEAPKPAISNSPAVSLKPLITPFALQSVQLRSVKRPEKDISSKTDHTKTQETEADLLQGLKPQILEKSHSQELPTGLPVFNGSPRDDSRNSSPSPVSKLLEELSLGCSITDETPDSTVLNGKAEDQSYFLLNGKETDGEQESLQSPPQSSQSSPVKQKPPAVSKKPKLFFLPPFVPQPINELVPSQDVDTTSLSQTEDQVEALQTQTKEKKREKKSQQQEEENVSESPESLAESSEASTEIQDGSQVSVSDSQETSVDHELFINGEALEEEEEEGDGTSSPSGSISSKEEDAGEVFESSTAESSPVLSANRASKENMVTPTPTRPRTTEDLFAAIHRSKRKVLGRKDSEEDKSRAGSHPQSPPTTPTCTSPGLVSTLPRQTSSIQRNLRKSSTSNDTFKALLLKKGSRSETSFRMSAAEMLRSTDPRFHRTRSESALDPPAASPSSPTMPHSPCASPGRGKRAVDEWNRYEALALSSPTYSSFSMSGFKYGRSRTPPSAASSKYNARSRILSSPMTVICEREGELAESEYGDTAESLPGPASQTLPLLKDSNGTLSEES from the exons CGGTGTCTAACCTGGATGAGGAGAGCAAGTGGACAGTTCACTACACAGCCCCATGGCACCAACAGGAGAACGTCTTCCTTCCAAGCAGCAGGCCACCCTGTGTAGAAGACCTCCATCGTCAGGCCAAAGTCAACCTCAAGACTGCTCTGCGAG AATGCGACAAGTTGAGGAAAGATGGTTTCCGGAGCTCCCAGTACTATTCTCAGGGTCCCACCTTTGCTGACCCCATTCAGTCCACCAGCAGCCTGcaggatgatgaggaggatgaaaaTGAGAAGAAG TCCATAGCTTCATCAGTGGAGGATGACAAATCTCAGTCCTCCATGAGGCCCCAGAGTCCGCAGGGAGAGGGTGAAGAAGGGGAGGGGTCAGAGGTTGACGGGCAGGTGAGGTGGAACAAGACTATGTCTCTCCCCACACCAGAGGAGAAGATGAGGCAGGTGGCCCAGGCTGTGCCCACAGACATAGTTGCCATCAACGTCACAG GGGCAGTGTTTGACCGACAAGCGAGCATCCGCCGCTCCCTCATTAACACTGACACCGTGTCCCGCCGGCCCAAGAAGGTCAAACGCAGAAAGACTATATCAGGGCTGCCTGACAACATCACCCAGGAGCTAG CCAAAGGACGTAACGGAGATCTTCGACCGCATTCCATGTTCATACCAGGACAGTACTCCACTTTGGGCCGAGTTGGGAGCATTAACTCAACACTGCGACGTTCAGACACCAGAGACTCAAGCTGCCAGACAGAAGAGGTGAAGGTTGTACCCCCGTCCATGAGAAGAATTCGGGCGCAGAGAGGACAGGGAATTGCGGCTCAGATGGCTGGCATTACTGCTTCCTCCTCAACAGGAAGCATATCCATCTCCAGCAGTGACAGCTCTGGGATCTTGATGCTGCCACATCAGTTTAATGGAGACCCTTCCCGTTTTCACAGTCTGCCCCGACAGGGTGCCCGAGTGTCCCTCAGTGCTGATCCCATCTATAGCAGCACCCCAATCAAGACAGAGGAGCAGACTACGCCTCAGAGGCAGATTGGAAAGCTTCAGGTTGATGATACAGTGGTGCACATGAGACATGCCCCAAGAACAGGGACCCTGCATAGGCCCAAGTCTCAGGAGGTCAGGGGGACACAGTCAGATGAATGGGGTGGAGGTCCAGCTTGTGTGGTCTCACCACATGCTGCCTATTCCACCTCACTCATCCCCAATGCTACCCTGTCCAAGTCCACTGAGGTCGTTGCCCTCAACACATCTGGGCAGTTGTCTCACTCCCCAGCATCAGCTTACCCAACAGCTCGATCGCTCAGTCTGACTTCCTCCACCAACACGGACTCCCTGATCTCTAGTCCAACAGCCTTCACCCACAGCTCCACCTGCCCAGTTTTGGCCACTTCTACCCCCACTCACACAGCACAGGATGGTGGTCAGGTCAATACAGCACCTCCTAGTGAGTCAGGGCACTCTGACAGTAGTGCACACAGCCACAGCACCTTGGCCCCCACGCCTCCATCTTGTCTGCCAGACGAACAGTGGATCTATGACATGCCAGAAAATGTGGTGGTCTCACACCGCACTCTGACCTCCAGCTGCTCTACCCCTGTCAACCAGCTGTATAGCAGCCTGGACCTGTCCTCAAGGACCACTACTGATTCCAGCTCCCTCTATTCCCAGGACAACGATGGATACTACACCTCTATGCACCTGGACTCAGGCCTACGCTCTCGCAGCCATGGCAGTGGGCATGGGGCAGCAGCAGGACGGGCCACAAGGCACAGCATGTATGAGTGCCGCGAGATGTCCAGTCAGGAAGACTCTGGAAGTGTATACAGTGATCGCTCCCTGTCCCGAAGCATTTCCCTTCGCAAGTCCAAGAAGCCCCCTCTGCCTCCAGCCCGTACAGACTCTCTTAGACGCAAGCCTGCTAGTAAAAAGCCCCTTGGAGGCAATGAAGCTATGCTTAATGAGACTCTAATTGCTAGCTTGCAGCAGAGCCTACAGATGGGGCTTAGGGGTGGGAAAGGAAAGGGCGCTTCACCGTCTTCACCCTCTCACAGCCCGAGCAGCGACTACGATGACCCTTGGTTGCTACGGCCACGCAGCCAGAGCAGCATCAGTGCCGGTAGTTCTGCTGCGTCACTAGTAGTTAATGCAAATGGTGGTGTATCTAATGTATACTCGCTATGCCATGTGACACCTGCTCACAGTGACACCAGCAGCTTGCGTTCAGACTATGCTGACTCATGGGGTTACTACATGGACTACCCCCGTAACCACAGAGACCAGAGGGCACAGACTCCCCCGGGCCATGCTACAGATAACATGTCAGCTGGGCCTCACCCAGGAGAACTACAGAATGGAGGTGAGATGCATACCAACAGTAAAGCTCCTGGGCCTCCAGTCCCAGAAGGAGGTGTGGCACTGAAACCTAAAACATCCACTTCATCACCAGACAGGGTGCACAGACTGACCTCCCCATCTAGTGGCTACTCCAGCCAGTCTAACACCCCCACAGCTGGAACCCCAGTGCCATCATTTGTCAGGTCCATGTCTCCCTCGGGTTGCCGGCCCAAGCCCAAAGTGCCCGAGAGGAAGTCGTCTCTCCTCTCCTCCGTCTCCATGTCTTCCTCTTCCACCTCCCTTTCCTCCATCACCTCAGACTCACTGAAGAGCACAGGcccccctccaccacctcctccacccctgctcctctcctcctcagctccCAACACCCCTCTTAGCCCACCTCCACCATTTCCTGCCCCTCTACCTCCAACCTCCAGTGCAGACCTTCCGCTGCCAGCTCCATGTGTGAACCTGCTCACTGCTTGTTCCACCTCCCCAGAattccctcctcctccatcccctGAAATGCTAATAGAATCCAGTTCATCCCTAAATGGGAGCTTCAGtcctccccctccacctccccctcctgtGCCATCCTCAGggccacctccacctcctcctcccccattGCCTGCTTTTGTTCgaccctcctccacctccttgtTTGTAAAGGCAGATAAAGAAGCTCCCAAACCAGCTATCTCCAACAGCCCTGCAGTGTCACTTAAACCCCTGATCACCCCGTTTGCACTGCAGAGTGTTCAGCTCCGCTCAGTTAAACGGCCAGAGAAGGACATTAGCAGCAAAACAGACCATACCAAAACTCAGGAAACTGAGGCAGACCTCCTTCAGGGTCTGAAGCCCCAGATCTTGGAGAAGTCTCATTCTCAGGAGCTTCCCACTGGGTTACCAGTGTTTAACGGCTCCCCAAGAGACGATTCACGAAACTCTTCACCATCACCTGTGTCAAAGCTTTTAGAAGAGCTCTCATTAGGCTGCAGTATCACAGATGAGACACCAGATAGCACTGTCTTAAATGGAAAAGCTGAAGATCAGAGTTACTTTCTCTTGAatggaaaagaaacagatggagaGCAGGAATCCTTACAGAGTCCCCCACAGAGCTCCCAAAGCTCTCCTGTCAAACAGAAGCCCCCAGCAGTGTCAAAGAAACCcaagcttttttttctcccaccgTTTGTCCCCCAACCAATCAATGAACTGGTTCCATCTCAGGATGTGGACACAACCAGCCTGTCCCAAACAGAAGACCAAGTAGAggctctgcaaacacaaacaaaggaaaagaagagagagaagaaaagccagcaacaggaggaggagaatgtTTCAGAGAGCCCTGAATCATTGGCAGAGAGCAGTGAAGCGTCCACAGAAATCCAAGACGGGTCCCAGGTCTCCGTTTCTGATAGCCAGGAGACAAGTGTTGACCATGAACTTTTTATCAATGGAGAGGCTcttgaagaggaagaagaggagggagatggAACAAGCAGCCCAAGTGGATCCATCAGCTCCAAGGAGGAAGATGCAG GTGAGGTGTTCGAATCGAGTACGGCTGAATCATCCCCGGTCCTGTCAGCTAACAGGGCCTCCAAGGAGAACATGGTGACCCCGACTCCTACTCGGCCTCGAACTACTGAGGACCTCTTTGCCGCCATTCACAG GTCCAAACGCAAGGTCCTGGGTCGCAAGGATTCTGAGGAGGATAAGTCCCGGGCTGGAAGCCATCCACAGTCTCCACCCACCACCCCCACATGCACATCCCCAGGGTTGGTGTCCACTCTGCCCAGGCAGACAAGCTCCATTCAGCGCAACCTCCGCAAGTCCTCCACCAGCAACGACACCTTCAAGGCTCTTCTCCTCAAGAAGGGCAGCCGTTCCGAGACCAGTTTCAGGATGTCTGCTGCTGAGATGCTTCGCTCCACGGACCCACGCTTCCACCGAACACGGTCCGAGTCAGCGTTAGACCCCCCTgctgcttccccctcctccccAACAATGCCACACAGCCCCTGCGCCTCTCCCGGACGTGGCAAACGAGCAGTAGATGAGTGGAACCGTTATGAGGCCCTGGCTCTGTCCTCGCCGACTTATTCGTCTTTTTCAATGAGCGGGTTCAAGTACGGACGTTCTCGCACGCCACCCTCTGCTGCCAGCAGCAAGTACAACGCACGCAGCCGAATCCTCAGCAGCCCAATGACAGTTATCTGCGAACGTGAGGGGGAGCTGGCTGAGAGCGAGTATGGGGATACTGCAGAAAGTCTGCCTGGACCTGCATCCCAAACTCTCCCTTTGCTCAAAGACTCGAATGGCACTTTATCTGAAGAGAGCTGA
- the nhsl1b gene encoding NHS-like protein 1 isoform X6, with amino-acid sequence MVFIGTSLKSVIKYFKRKAVSNLDEESKWTVHYTAPWHQQENVFLPSSRPPCVEDLHRQAKVNLKTALRECDKLRKDGFRSSQYYSQGPTFADPIQSTSSLQDDEEDENEKKSIASSVEDDKSQSSMRPQSPQGEGEEGEGSEVDGQVRWNKTMSLPTPEEKMRQVAQAVPTDIVAINVTGAVFDRQASIRRSLINTDTVSRRPKKVKRRKTISGLPDNITQELAKGRNGDLRPHSMFIPGQYSTLGRVGSINSTLRRSDTRDSSCQTEEVKVVPPSMRRIRAQRGQGIAAQMAGITASSSTGSISISSSDSSGILMLPHQFNGDPSRFHSLPRQGARVSLSADPIYSSTPIKTEEQTTPQRQIGKLQVDDTVVHMRHAPRTGTLHRPKSQEVRGTQSDEWGGGPACVVSPHAAYSTSLIPNATLSKSTEVVALNTSGQLSHSPASAYPTARSLSLTSSTNTDSLISSPTAFTHSSTCPVLATSTPTHTAQDGGQVNTAPPSESGHSDSSAHSHSTLAPTPPSCLPDEQWIYDMPENVVVSHRTLTSSCSTPVNQLYSSLDLSSRTTTDSSSLYSQDNDGYYTSMHLDSGLRSRSHGSGHGAAAGRATRHSMYECREMSSQEDSGSVYSDRSLSRSISLRKSKKPPLPPARTDSLRRKPASKKPLGGNEAMLNETLIASLQQSLQMGLRGGKGKGASPSSPSHSPSSDYDDPWLLRPRSQSSISAGSSAASLVVNANGGVSNVYSLCHVTPAHSDTSSLRSDYADSWGYYMDYPRNHRDQRAQTPPGHATDNMSAGPHPGELQNGGEMHTNSKAPGPPVPEGGVALKPKTSTSSPDRVHRLTSPSSGYSSQSNTPTAGTPVPSFVRSMSPSGCRPKPKVPERKSSLLSSVSMSSSSTSLSSITSDSLKSTGPPPPPPPPLLLSSSAPNTPLSPPPPFPAPLPPTSSADLPLPAPCVNLLTACSTSPEFPPPPSPEMLIESSSSLNGSFSPPPPPPPPVPSSGPPPPPPPPLPAFVRPSSTSLFVKADKEAPKPAISNSPAVSLKPLITPFALQSVQLRSVKRPEKDISSKTDHTKTQETEADLLQGLKPQILEKSHSQELPTGLPVFNGSPRDDSRNSSPSPVSKLLEELSLGCSITDETPDSTVLNGKAEDQSYFLLNGKETDGEQESLQSPPQSSQSSPVKQKPPAVSKKPKLFFLPPFVPQPINELVPSQDVDTTSLSQTEDQVEALQTQTKEKKREKKSQQQEEENVSESPESLAESSEASTEIQDGSQVSVSDSQETSVDHELFINGEALEEEEEEGDGTSSPSGSISSKEEDAGEVFESSTAESSPVLSANRASKENMVTPTPTRPRTTEDLFAAIHRGDMKGASFLERSKRKVLGRKDSEEDKSRAGSHPQSPPTTPTCTSPGLVSTLPRQTSSIQRNLRKSSTSNDTFKALLLKKGSRSETSFRMSAAEMLRSTDPRFHRTRSESALDPPAASPSSPTMPHSPCASPGRGKRAVDEWNRYEALALSSPTYSSFSMSGFKYGRSRTPPSAASSKYNARSRILSSPMTVICEREGELAESEYGDTAESLPGPASQTLPLLKDSNGTLSEES; translated from the exons CGGTGTCTAACCTGGATGAGGAGAGCAAGTGGACAGTTCACTACACAGCCCCATGGCACCAACAGGAGAACGTCTTCCTTCCAAGCAGCAGGCCACCCTGTGTAGAAGACCTCCATCGTCAGGCCAAAGTCAACCTCAAGACTGCTCTGCGAG AATGCGACAAGTTGAGGAAAGATGGTTTCCGGAGCTCCCAGTACTATTCTCAGGGTCCCACCTTTGCTGACCCCATTCAGTCCACCAGCAGCCTGcaggatgatgaggaggatgaaaaTGAGAAGAAG TCCATAGCTTCATCAGTGGAGGATGACAAATCTCAGTCCTCCATGAGGCCCCAGAGTCCGCAGGGAGAGGGTGAAGAAGGGGAGGGGTCAGAGGTTGACGGGCAGGTGAGGTGGAACAAGACTATGTCTCTCCCCACACCAGAGGAGAAGATGAGGCAGGTGGCCCAGGCTGTGCCCACAGACATAGTTGCCATCAACGTCACAG GGGCAGTGTTTGACCGACAAGCGAGCATCCGCCGCTCCCTCATTAACACTGACACCGTGTCCCGCCGGCCCAAGAAGGTCAAACGCAGAAAGACTATATCAGGGCTGCCTGACAACATCACCCAGGAGCTAG CCAAAGGACGTAACGGAGATCTTCGACCGCATTCCATGTTCATACCAGGACAGTACTCCACTTTGGGCCGAGTTGGGAGCATTAACTCAACACTGCGACGTTCAGACACCAGAGACTCAAGCTGCCAGACAGAAGAGGTGAAGGTTGTACCCCCGTCCATGAGAAGAATTCGGGCGCAGAGAGGACAGGGAATTGCGGCTCAGATGGCTGGCATTACTGCTTCCTCCTCAACAGGAAGCATATCCATCTCCAGCAGTGACAGCTCTGGGATCTTGATGCTGCCACATCAGTTTAATGGAGACCCTTCCCGTTTTCACAGTCTGCCCCGACAGGGTGCCCGAGTGTCCCTCAGTGCTGATCCCATCTATAGCAGCACCCCAATCAAGACAGAGGAGCAGACTACGCCTCAGAGGCAGATTGGAAAGCTTCAGGTTGATGATACAGTGGTGCACATGAGACATGCCCCAAGAACAGGGACCCTGCATAGGCCCAAGTCTCAGGAGGTCAGGGGGACACAGTCAGATGAATGGGGTGGAGGTCCAGCTTGTGTGGTCTCACCACATGCTGCCTATTCCACCTCACTCATCCCCAATGCTACCCTGTCCAAGTCCACTGAGGTCGTTGCCCTCAACACATCTGGGCAGTTGTCTCACTCCCCAGCATCAGCTTACCCAACAGCTCGATCGCTCAGTCTGACTTCCTCCACCAACACGGACTCCCTGATCTCTAGTCCAACAGCCTTCACCCACAGCTCCACCTGCCCAGTTTTGGCCACTTCTACCCCCACTCACACAGCACAGGATGGTGGTCAGGTCAATACAGCACCTCCTAGTGAGTCAGGGCACTCTGACAGTAGTGCACACAGCCACAGCACCTTGGCCCCCACGCCTCCATCTTGTCTGCCAGACGAACAGTGGATCTATGACATGCCAGAAAATGTGGTGGTCTCACACCGCACTCTGACCTCCAGCTGCTCTACCCCTGTCAACCAGCTGTATAGCAGCCTGGACCTGTCCTCAAGGACCACTACTGATTCCAGCTCCCTCTATTCCCAGGACAACGATGGATACTACACCTCTATGCACCTGGACTCAGGCCTACGCTCTCGCAGCCATGGCAGTGGGCATGGGGCAGCAGCAGGACGGGCCACAAGGCACAGCATGTATGAGTGCCGCGAGATGTCCAGTCAGGAAGACTCTGGAAGTGTATACAGTGATCGCTCCCTGTCCCGAAGCATTTCCCTTCGCAAGTCCAAGAAGCCCCCTCTGCCTCCAGCCCGTACAGACTCTCTTAGACGCAAGCCTGCTAGTAAAAAGCCCCTTGGAGGCAATGAAGCTATGCTTAATGAGACTCTAATTGCTAGCTTGCAGCAGAGCCTACAGATGGGGCTTAGGGGTGGGAAAGGAAAGGGCGCTTCACCGTCTTCACCCTCTCACAGCCCGAGCAGCGACTACGATGACCCTTGGTTGCTACGGCCACGCAGCCAGAGCAGCATCAGTGCCGGTAGTTCTGCTGCGTCACTAGTAGTTAATGCAAATGGTGGTGTATCTAATGTATACTCGCTATGCCATGTGACACCTGCTCACAGTGACACCAGCAGCTTGCGTTCAGACTATGCTGACTCATGGGGTTACTACATGGACTACCCCCGTAACCACAGAGACCAGAGGGCACAGACTCCCCCGGGCCATGCTACAGATAACATGTCAGCTGGGCCTCACCCAGGAGAACTACAGAATGGAGGTGAGATGCATACCAACAGTAAAGCTCCTGGGCCTCCAGTCCCAGAAGGAGGTGTGGCACTGAAACCTAAAACATCCACTTCATCACCAGACAGGGTGCACAGACTGACCTCCCCATCTAGTGGCTACTCCAGCCAGTCTAACACCCCCACAGCTGGAACCCCAGTGCCATCATTTGTCAGGTCCATGTCTCCCTCGGGTTGCCGGCCCAAGCCCAAAGTGCCCGAGAGGAAGTCGTCTCTCCTCTCCTCCGTCTCCATGTCTTCCTCTTCCACCTCCCTTTCCTCCATCACCTCAGACTCACTGAAGAGCACAGGcccccctccaccacctcctccacccctgctcctctcctcctcagctccCAACACCCCTCTTAGCCCACCTCCACCATTTCCTGCCCCTCTACCTCCAACCTCCAGTGCAGACCTTCCGCTGCCAGCTCCATGTGTGAACCTGCTCACTGCTTGTTCCACCTCCCCAGAattccctcctcctccatcccctGAAATGCTAATAGAATCCAGTTCATCCCTAAATGGGAGCTTCAGtcctccccctccacctccccctcctgtGCCATCCTCAGggccacctccacctcctcctcccccattGCCTGCTTTTGTTCgaccctcctccacctccttgtTTGTAAAGGCAGATAAAGAAGCTCCCAAACCAGCTATCTCCAACAGCCCTGCAGTGTCACTTAAACCCCTGATCACCCCGTTTGCACTGCAGAGTGTTCAGCTCCGCTCAGTTAAACGGCCAGAGAAGGACATTAGCAGCAAAACAGACCATACCAAAACTCAGGAAACTGAGGCAGACCTCCTTCAGGGTCTGAAGCCCCAGATCTTGGAGAAGTCTCATTCTCAGGAGCTTCCCACTGGGTTACCAGTGTTTAACGGCTCCCCAAGAGACGATTCACGAAACTCTTCACCATCACCTGTGTCAAAGCTTTTAGAAGAGCTCTCATTAGGCTGCAGTATCACAGATGAGACACCAGATAGCACTGTCTTAAATGGAAAAGCTGAAGATCAGAGTTACTTTCTCTTGAatggaaaagaaacagatggagaGCAGGAATCCTTACAGAGTCCCCCACAGAGCTCCCAAAGCTCTCCTGTCAAACAGAAGCCCCCAGCAGTGTCAAAGAAACCcaagcttttttttctcccaccgTTTGTCCCCCAACCAATCAATGAACTGGTTCCATCTCAGGATGTGGACACAACCAGCCTGTCCCAAACAGAAGACCAAGTAGAggctctgcaaacacaaacaaaggaaaagaagagagagaagaaaagccagcaacaggaggaggagaatgtTTCAGAGAGCCCTGAATCATTGGCAGAGAGCAGTGAAGCGTCCACAGAAATCCAAGACGGGTCCCAGGTCTCCGTTTCTGATAGCCAGGAGACAAGTGTTGACCATGAACTTTTTATCAATGGAGAGGCTcttgaagaggaagaagaggagggagatggAACAAGCAGCCCAAGTGGATCCATCAGCTCCAAGGAGGAAGATGCAG GTGAGGTGTTCGAATCGAGTACGGCTGAATCATCCCCGGTCCTGTCAGCTAACAGGGCCTCCAAGGAGAACATGGTGACCCCGACTCCTACTCGGCCTCGAACTACTGAGGACCTCTTTGCCGCCATTCACAG AGGGGACATGAAGGGTGCTTCCTTTCTAGAGAG GTCCAAACGCAAGGTCCTGGGTCGCAAGGATTCTGAGGAGGATAAGTCCCGGGCTGGAAGCCATCCACAGTCTCCACCCACCACCCCCACATGCACATCCCCAGGGTTGGTGTCCACTCTGCCCAGGCAGACAAGCTCCATTCAGCGCAACCTCCGCAAGTCCTCCACCAGCAACGACACCTTCAAGGCTCTTCTCCTCAAGAAGGGCAGCCGTTCCGAGACCAGTTTCAGGATGTCTGCTGCTGAGATGCTTCGCTCCACGGACCCACGCTTCCACCGAACACGGTCCGAGTCAGCGTTAGACCCCCCTgctgcttccccctcctccccAACAATGCCACACAGCCCCTGCGCCTCTCCCGGACGTGGCAAACGAGCAGTAGATGAGTGGAACCGTTATGAGGCCCTGGCTCTGTCCTCGCCGACTTATTCGTCTTTTTCAATGAGCGGGTTCAAGTACGGACGTTCTCGCACGCCACCCTCTGCTGCCAGCAGCAAGTACAACGCACGCAGCCGAATCCTCAGCAGCCCAATGACAGTTATCTGCGAACGTGAGGGGGAGCTGGCTGAGAGCGAGTATGGGGATACTGCAGAAAGTCTGCCTGGACCTGCATCCCAAACTCTCCCTTTGCTCAAAGACTCGAATGGCACTTTATCTGAAGAGAGCTGA